The following coding sequences lie in one Paenibacillus durus ATCC 35681 genomic window:
- a CDS encoding response regulator transcription factor, giving the protein MKQETILLVDDEKEIVELLEIYFNNEGYRLLKAYNGLEAMKWLEQEEVDLIILDVMMPHMDGITACLKIREARKMPIIMLSAKNTDMDKITGLSLGADDYVGKPFNPLEIVARAKSQLRRYHKWNKDFSARKSDHELQFEDLLIDTAKHEVSVDGQRVKLTPREFAILELLARHQGQVLSMEQIYRSLWNEPFLDGGNTVMVHIRNIREKIELNPKRPRYIQTVWGVGYKLDGPS; this is encoded by the coding sequence GTGAAGCAGGAAACGATATTGCTGGTAGATGACGAGAAAGAAATTGTTGAGCTGCTTGAGATTTATTTTAACAATGAGGGTTATCGGCTGCTAAAAGCTTACAACGGCCTGGAGGCCATGAAATGGCTGGAGCAGGAAGAGGTGGATCTGATCATTCTGGATGTCATGATGCCCCATATGGATGGGATTACCGCATGCCTGAAAATTCGCGAGGCTCGGAAAATGCCGATTATTATGCTGTCCGCCAAAAATACCGACATGGACAAAATTACAGGTCTCAGCCTTGGCGCGGACGATTATGTCGGCAAGCCGTTCAATCCGCTGGAGATCGTGGCCCGGGCCAAATCCCAGCTTCGCCGCTATCATAAATGGAACAAGGATTTCTCCGCCCGCAAAAGCGATCATGAGCTTCAGTTCGAGGATTTGCTTATCGACACCGCGAAGCATGAGGTCAGCGTGGATGGCCAAAGGGTTAAGCTGACACCCCGGGAGTTCGCTATTCTGGAGCTGCTGGCCCGTCATCAGGGTCAAGTGCTGAGCATGGAGCAGATTTATCGCAGCCTGTGGAACGAGCCTTTTCTTGACGGAGGGAACACGGTAATGGTACATATTCGCAATATCCGGGAAAAAATCGAGCTTAATCCGAAGCGCCCGCGTTATATTCAAACAGTCTGGGGAGTCGGCTATAAGCTGGATGGTCCATCCTAG
- a CDS encoding transglycosylase domain-containing protein, which yields MPYPRNHEFQSWRIGVLRFLCRLFDAGVLAVILGLMALIYMFVYGRYTVHRHSDHLILPESSVIAASDGMRIGRIPLPGSGYRQAAKLQEMPELLIKAFIAVEDKRFYNHNGLDYIGILRAAVNNSARMRLSEGGSSITQQLARSLYLNRDRTIFRKLNEASIAVALEKHLSKNEILELYLNEIYMGRGMYGVKSAAERYFGVSDLNRLEIWQIAVLAGIPKGPSVYNPADNAERSLERRRVVLGIMRREGLITEGEMREAAVGKYEPPEEAEYGPSAVSYMQASLSEASRVTGIPVNKLRTGGYIIETAMNKGAQAALEKAFSRKELFPPDGKGSKAEAAMVIIDHHNGEIVAMTGGRNPREGDLNRAVLDARQPGSAFKPIIVYGPALESGRFAPESVLPDRPYAYGSYRPQNINSAYAGQLTMSAALRKSANAPAVWLLRQTGLAYARQFASRLGIDLTDEDNNLSIALGGLHKGVSPLKMAQAYSVFAGGGIYREAYTVRRITDRNGTVLYEHVPAASRVISARTAGEMTTMLRTVVQDGTGIKARINRPVAGKTGTTELDLPGTGQKANRDIWFVGYTPEWTAAVWIGFDRTDKDNYMTAGSGMAAALFARVMEPALHQARR from the coding sequence ATGCCATATCCCCGTAACCACGAATTTCAGAGCTGGCGCATCGGTGTTCTCCGCTTCCTGTGCAGGCTGTTTGACGCGGGAGTACTCGCTGTAATACTGGGACTAATGGCGCTCATATATATGTTCGTTTACGGAAGATATACTGTTCATCGTCATTCGGATCATCTGATTCTTCCCGAATCCAGCGTCATCGCGGCTTCGGACGGCATGCGTATCGGCCGGATTCCTTTACCCGGCTCCGGTTACAGACAAGCGGCCAAGCTGCAGGAAATGCCTGAGCTTCTGATCAAGGCGTTTATTGCCGTTGAGGACAAGCGCTTTTATAACCACAATGGTCTTGATTACATAGGAATTCTTCGGGCGGCCGTGAACAATTCCGCTCGGATGAGACTTTCCGAGGGAGGGAGCAGCATTACACAGCAGCTTGCCCGCAGTCTCTATCTGAACAGAGACAGAACGATCTTTCGCAAGCTTAATGAAGCCTCCATCGCCGTCGCTCTGGAAAAGCATCTGTCCAAGAATGAAATCCTGGAGCTGTATTTGAATGAAATCTATATGGGGAGAGGGATGTATGGCGTAAAGTCTGCGGCAGAGCGCTATTTCGGTGTCTCTGACCTGAATCGGCTGGAGATTTGGCAGATTGCTGTTTTGGCGGGAATTCCAAAAGGGCCTTCCGTTTATAATCCGGCAGATAACGCCGAGAGGTCGCTGGAAAGGCGCAGAGTTGTTCTTGGCATCATGCGGCGCGAAGGTTTAATCACCGAGGGCGAAATGAGGGAGGCAGCCGTCGGCAAGTATGAGCCGCCCGAAGAAGCTGAATACGGACCGTCGGCCGTTTCTTATATGCAGGCCTCACTCAGCGAAGCGTCGCGTGTAACCGGCATACCGGTGAATAAGCTTCGAACGGGAGGGTATATAATTGAAACCGCGATGAACAAAGGAGCCCAGGCGGCGTTGGAGAAGGCTTTTTCGAGGAAGGAACTCTTTCCTCCGGATGGTAAGGGCAGCAAGGCGGAAGCCGCCATGGTCATTATAGACCACCATAACGGCGAGATCGTTGCTATGACCGGCGGACGCAATCCCCGCGAAGGAGATCTGAACCGGGCCGTACTCGACGCCCGCCAGCCTGGCTCAGCTTTTAAGCCGATTATTGTTTACGGCCCCGCCCTGGAGAGCGGACGGTTCGCGCCTGAGAGCGTGCTGCCCGACCGACCGTACGCTTATGGAAGCTACCGGCCCCAAAATATAAACAGCGCCTATGCGGGACAATTAACGATGAGTGCGGCGCTTCGCAAATCCGCCAACGCCCCGGCGGTATGGCTGCTAAGGCAGACGGGCCTTGCTTATGCGCGTCAGTTTGCTTCCAGGCTTGGCATCGATTTAACCGATGAGGATAATAACCTGTCGATAGCGCTTGGCGGGCTGCATAAAGGGGTATCTCCGCTGAAGATGGCTCAAGCCTATAGTGTGTTCGCAGGCGGCGGCATCTATCGGGAAGCCTATACCGTACGCCGAATTACAGACCGTAACGGAACCGTGTTGTATGAACATGTTCCGGCTGCTTCCCGGGTGATTTCGGCTCGAACTGCCGGGGAAATGACCACCATGCTGCGGACCGTTGTCCAAGACGGTACAGGCATAAAAGCGCGAATAAACCGACCGGTCGCCGGAAAGACCGGCACGACGGAACTGGATCTGCCGGGAACCGGTCAGAAGGCGAATCGTGACATTTGGTTTGTCGGCTATACGCCGGAATGGACGGCCGCCGTGTGGATAGGGTTCGACCGAACCGACAAGGATAACTATATGACCGCAGGCAGCGGCATGGCAGCCGCCTTATTTGCCAGAGTTATGGAACCGGCCTTACATCAGGCGCGGCGATAG
- a CDS encoding MFS transporter, with translation MRNQSTSTISQVNVAAGEQRNLQQATIYRILLAVGFVHLFNDSIQAVIPAIFPILKSNMLLSFAQIGWIAFALNVTSSVIQPVIGYAADRHPRPILLPLGMGSTLTGVLLLAYANNYALVLLSVILIGFGSATFHPEGMRVAHMAAGLKKGLSQSIFQVGGNAGQSLGPLLTKWIFIPFGQIGALGFTIIAAAGVVVQTYVARWYREMLDAGYTFSKKTASRAMDPARRKRILRATIVLVLIVFVRSWYGQAIGSYYAFYLMEKYGLVLDSAQNYIFMYLAAGALGTLFGGPLADRFGRRNLILFSMVGTVPFGLALPFVGQFWAGVLLLIGGFILLSSFSVTVIYAQMLYPGNIGTVSGLITGLAFGLGGIGSLFIGRMIDMVGITHVFIACGFLPLLGLLALLLPGDRKLEEWAAE, from the coding sequence ATGAGAAATCAATCAACGTCAACCATATCACAGGTAAATGTGGCAGCCGGAGAGCAGCGCAATCTTCAGCAGGCCACGATCTACCGGATTCTGCTGGCCGTCGGTTTCGTCCACCTGTTCAACGATTCCATTCAGGCGGTTATCCCGGCTATTTTTCCTATCCTTAAGAGTAATATGCTGCTCTCCTTTGCCCAAATCGGATGGATTGCGTTTGCGCTCAACGTTACGTCCTCGGTTATTCAGCCGGTTATCGGCTATGCCGCAGACCGCCATCCGCGTCCGATCCTGCTTCCGCTCGGGATGGGCAGTACTTTAACGGGTGTTCTGCTGCTGGCCTATGCCAATAATTATGCCCTGGTGCTGCTCTCCGTTATTCTGATCGGGTTCGGCTCGGCAACCTTTCATCCCGAAGGGATGCGCGTGGCGCATATGGCGGCCGGTCTTAAAAAGGGCTTGTCCCAATCCATTTTTCAAGTTGGAGGCAACGCGGGGCAGTCGCTCGGTCCGCTGCTGACAAAGTGGATTTTTATCCCGTTCGGGCAGATTGGCGCTTTGGGCTTTACGATCATTGCAGCCGCCGGTGTCGTGGTGCAGACCTATGTGGCCCGGTGGTACCGGGAGATGCTGGATGCAGGCTACACGTTCAGCAAAAAAACCGCGTCGCGCGCAATGGACCCCGCCAGAAGGAAACGCATTTTGAGGGCAACAATCGTTCTGGTCTTAATCGTCTTTGTTCGTTCATGGTACGGTCAGGCCATCGGAAGCTACTATGCATTCTATCTAATGGAAAAATACGGTCTGGTGCTGGATAGCGCACAGAACTATATTTTTATGTACTTAGCTGCCGGAGCGCTGGGCACTCTCTTCGGAGGCCCGCTGGCAGACCGGTTCGGACGGCGGAATCTCATCCTCTTTTCCATGGTCGGAACGGTTCCGTTCGGGCTTGCGCTCCCGTTCGTAGGGCAATTTTGGGCAGGCGTGCTGCTGCTGATCGGCGGATTTATCCTGCTGTCCAGTTTCTCGGTCACCGTCATTTATGCGCAAATGCTGTATCCCGGCAATATCGGCACCGTCTCCGGGCTTATTACCGGACTGGCTTTCGGCCTTGGCGGCATCGGCTCGCTGTTCATCGGTCGCATGATCGATATGGTCGGTATCACCCATGTCTTCATTGCTTGCGGCTTCCTACCGCTTCTCGGCCTGCTCGCTCTGCTTCTCCCAGGAGACCGCAAGCTAGAGGAATGGGCGGCGGAATAA
- a CDS encoding sensor histidine kinase produces MNGKFIATIRWKFILAFVLSSVTAAALLTACYQLVNSMVYMNSGPPNAPYRRILRWIINHIGSVPLLTTVGIASFLLFFFIYTRKIVLYLEEITQGIQQMTRIGMAHRIEVRTGDELGVLAENINEMAKRLQHSLEEERRAENAKNDLITGVSHDLRTPLTSILGFLEYIERDRCREEAEMRYYVSIAYQKTLVLQKLIDDLFEYTRVHGGGLTLALQKLDLKAFMRQLAEESVPALEQAGMTYRIEDNADRLWIMASPHELVRAYENLITNAIRYGKEGKRVEIGLSREGDEAVVRIRNFGERIAESDLPHIFERFYRAERSRSQHTGGSGLGLAIAQGIIERHNGVISAESDMSRTDFITRFPLCEEGTPEPILRKS; encoded by the coding sequence ATGAACGGCAAATTTATCGCAACGATCCGCTGGAAGTTTATCCTGGCTTTTGTGCTTAGCAGTGTGACGGCGGCGGCGCTGCTGACAGCCTGCTACCAGTTGGTGAACTCAATGGTTTATATGAACTCGGGCCCTCCGAATGCTCCATACCGCCGGATTCTCCGGTGGATCATTAACCACATTGGCTCCGTTCCTTTACTGACGACGGTGGGAATTGCCAGCTTTTTGCTCTTCTTTTTTATTTATACACGTAAAATCGTCTTGTACCTGGAGGAAATTACACAGGGCATTCAGCAAATGACCAGAATAGGGATGGCGCATAGAATCGAGGTCCGTACAGGAGACGAACTGGGGGTGCTGGCTGAAAATATCAACGAAATGGCCAAGCGTCTACAGCACTCTCTGGAGGAGGAACGAAGGGCGGAAAATGCGAAAAACGACCTGATTACGGGTGTGTCTCATGATCTTCGGACTCCGCTTACCTCAATCCTCGGATTTCTGGAATACATTGAGCGCGATCGCTGCCGGGAAGAAGCCGAGATGCGTTACTATGTCAGCATTGCCTATCAGAAAACATTGGTGCTGCAAAAGCTGATTGACGACTTGTTCGAATATACCCGTGTGCACGGCGGAGGACTGACGCTGGCGCTGCAAAAGCTTGATTTGAAGGCGTTTATGCGCCAACTGGCGGAGGAATCGGTTCCCGCGCTGGAGCAGGCTGGCATGACTTATCGAATAGAGGATAACGCCGACCGGTTGTGGATCATGGCTTCCCCCCATGAGCTTGTCCGGGCCTATGAGAATTTAATTACCAATGCAATCCGCTATGGAAAAGAGGGCAAGAGAGTGGAGATCGGACTCAGCCGGGAAGGCGATGAAGCGGTGGTGCGAATCCGCAATTTCGGCGAGCGGATCGCGGAAAGCGATCTGCCGCATATTTTTGAACGCTTTTACCGGGCTGAGCGCTCCCGTTCGCAGCATACCGGCGGGTCGGGGCTGGGCCTCGCCATCGCCCAAGGGATTATTGAGCGTCACAACGGCGTCATTTCCGCAGAAAGCGATATGAGCCGGACTGATTTTATTACCCGATTCCCCTTATGTGAGGAAGGGACGCCCGAACCAATATTAAGAAAATCTTAA
- a CDS encoding ABC transporter ATP-binding protein, giving the protein MLQISGLNKSFRIDGRSLPILDIPSWQVEKGEKVAITGTSGSGKSTLLHLISGIAVPDKGEIHLGGQPLHTMTEAQRDRLRSRSIGYVLQDFHLIPSLTASQNIEIAINASMPAKQRKTLISEWLERVGLPDRAKHMPSQLSRGQQQRVAIVRALVNNPPLVLADEPTGSLDWETADEISRLLLDLSSSGQQTLIVVTHDLNMAERFPKCLDIRELNRVRKHSEHQAGRGGAQEVSNG; this is encoded by the coding sequence ATGCTGCAAATTTCCGGCCTGAACAAAAGCTTCCGAATTGACGGACGCAGTCTGCCGATTCTGGATATTCCTTCTTGGCAGGTGGAAAAAGGTGAAAAGGTGGCGATTACCGGAACCAGCGGGTCCGGTAAAAGCACGTTGCTCCATTTAATCAGCGGAATTGCGGTACCGGACAAGGGGGAAATTCACTTGGGGGGTCAGCCTCTGCATACCATGACGGAGGCCCAGCGGGATCGGCTGCGTTCACGGAGCATCGGTTATGTGCTGCAGGATTTCCATCTGATTCCATCTCTTACCGCCAGTCAGAATATCGAAATCGCAATTAACGCCAGCATGCCGGCGAAGCAGAGGAAGACGCTCATCTCCGAGTGGCTGGAGAGAGTAGGCCTGCCGGACCGGGCGAAGCATATGCCTTCCCAGCTGTCCCGGGGTCAGCAGCAGCGGGTAGCGATTGTCCGCGCGCTTGTGAATAATCCGCCGCTCGTGCTTGCGGATGAGCCCACCGGCAGTCTGGACTGGGAGACCGCTGATGAAATTTCGCGGCTTTTGCTCGATCTGAGCTCTTCCGGGCAGCAGACCCTGATTGTCGTCACGCATGACCTGAACATGGCGGAGCGCTTTCCGAAATGTCTGGATATAAGGGAGCTGAACCGTGTTCGGAAGCATTCGGAGCATCAAGCCGGAAGGGGCGGCGCACAGGAGGTAAGCAACGGATGA
- a CDS encoding molybdopterin-dependent oxidoreductase produces the protein MLKQSLARIRKGYGKKLVSIHAWNAWLVLFLAVSGLMLLGAFWREWLGEGRVWLKWGHILAGLALLVPVIYYLLLASKHWKRLKGRPSQKANVITVLTLLFGWIVSGIVLWQYKAFGPQAANAALLAHDLFTWIGLPIIIYHSITRTRWLKEPDKRSIRPEQEIKDAAVPNKVEKGHAQPQPIYTRRGFLKVAVGAGLAVTLGPTFVRWMGRSLQLPSAGEWPAANANHLLPDPVPLPQSSPPIGGGAEGHFRVYTVTDIPSFDNSNWSFKVDGLVDNKLSWNWEQFVKLQREVQVSDFHCITGWSVYKNTWEGIPLTKLMDMAGVQSTATSVKFYSGDGVYTDSLTLEQARMDDVLVAVMHDGKPITSELGGPVRLIVPQMYAYKSVKWLNRIELIKGEHVGYWEQRGYDIDAWLPGKVKI, from the coding sequence ATGCTAAAACAATCGCTGGCGCGCATTCGGAAAGGCTATGGGAAAAAGCTGGTCTCCATTCACGCATGGAACGCCTGGCTTGTGTTGTTCTTGGCTGTAAGCGGTCTGATGCTGCTCGGCGCTTTTTGGCGGGAATGGCTGGGGGAAGGCAGAGTCTGGCTAAAATGGGGGCATATCCTGGCCGGGCTGGCCCTGCTTGTTCCGGTTATTTATTACCTGCTGCTGGCGTCCAAGCACTGGAAACGGCTGAAGGGGAGACCCTCGCAAAAAGCAAATGTCATCACGGTGCTCACGCTGCTGTTCGGCTGGATTGTATCGGGGATTGTGCTTTGGCAGTATAAAGCCTTCGGTCCGCAGGCGGCTAATGCCGCGCTGCTGGCGCATGATCTCTTCACCTGGATTGGACTGCCGATTATTATTTACCATTCGATTACCCGAACCCGCTGGCTTAAAGAACCGGATAAGCGGTCGATTCGGCCGGAGCAGGAAATCAAAGACGCAGCAGTTCCCAATAAAGTGGAAAAAGGGCACGCGCAGCCTCAGCCCATCTATACGCGGCGCGGATTTCTCAAAGTTGCCGTCGGCGCAGGGCTGGCCGTTACGCTTGGGCCTACCTTTGTCCGCTGGATGGGCCGGTCGCTGCAGCTGCCTTCAGCGGGAGAGTGGCCCGCAGCCAATGCCAACCACCTTCTACCCGACCCCGTTCCGCTGCCGCAGTCTTCCCCGCCGATCGGCGGAGGCGCTGAAGGGCATTTCCGAGTCTATACGGTGACGGATATCCCCTCTTTTGACAATTCCAATTGGTCTTTCAAGGTTGACGGTCTGGTGGACAACAAGCTGAGCTGGAACTGGGAGCAATTCGTCAAGCTCCAGCGGGAGGTGCAGGTGAGCGATTTTCACTGCATCACAGGCTGGTCGGTCTATAAAAATACATGGGAGGGCATCCCGCTTACGAAGCTTATGGACATGGCCGGTGTGCAGAGTACAGCCACAAGCGTCAAATTTTATTCGGGAGACGGCGTTTACACCGATTCGCTGACCCTGGAGCAAGCGCGGATGGACGATGTGCTAGTCGCCGTTATGCACGACGGCAAGCCGATTACAAGTGAACTGGGCGGTCCCGTACGGCTTATCGTTCCGCAAATGTATGCCTATAAATCGGTGAAATGGCTCAACCGCATTGAGCTGATCAAAGGCGAGCATGTCGGCTACTGGGAACAACGGGGATACGATATCGATGCCTGGCTGCCGGGGAAAGTGAAAATATAA
- a CDS encoding ABC transporter permease, translated as MNLFSLSLRNIRHRLFLSFLTVCAIGATVAFIVLFSLFRDSVEQGAEKGYGPFDLVLGAQGSETQLVLNTFYHIGAPTGNIPASVLDQARSDSGVDKAYAMTTGDNYNGFPVVGIDPEYFLTRYGDRTLKEGALYAKTGEAVVGSHVAQTLSLHVGDTFTGAHGLVAEEGHHSGEEETGGHTGEGETEEHSHEGFLYTVTGILPVLNTPDDRAVFTTVDYAWAVHELQGEDREITAVLVKPSTLLGAHNLKQTLDGNSGVQAAYTSKAVSDVVNAVDQGSQLVEILAGLCVLLAAITILLSLIAAAGERTKDAGLLRLLGKPKSYVWMTLISEGMILTLTGLAAGFLAGHLAALIFREVLFAKAGVRINPYLWNADHGWIAAGTIAIGLLASLIPAFRMYRLHPLALFKS; from the coding sequence ATGAATCTTTTTTCATTGTCGCTGCGCAATATCCGCCATCGGCTTTTTCTCTCTTTTCTTACCGTCTGCGCGATCGGGGCGACCGTCGCTTTTATCGTCTTGTTTTCGCTTTTCCGGGACAGTGTCGAGCAGGGGGCGGAAAAAGGATACGGTCCGTTCGATCTCGTCCTTGGCGCACAGGGAAGCGAAACCCAGCTTGTACTGAATACGTTCTATCATATCGGCGCACCTACCGGGAACATTCCGGCAAGCGTACTGGACCAGGCGCGAAGCGATTCAGGCGTGGACAAGGCGTATGCTATGACGACCGGGGATAATTACAACGGCTTTCCGGTAGTCGGCATCGATCCGGAGTATTTTCTGACACGGTACGGCGACCGCACACTGAAAGAAGGCGCGCTGTATGCCAAGACGGGCGAAGCGGTTGTCGGATCGCATGTTGCCCAAACTCTCAGTCTGCATGTGGGTGATACGTTCACGGGTGCCCATGGACTTGTGGCGGAAGAGGGGCATCATTCCGGCGAAGAGGAGACCGGGGGCCACACCGGTGAAGGGGAAACGGAAGAACATTCGCATGAAGGCTTTTTATATACGGTGACAGGCATCCTGCCCGTGCTGAACACACCGGATGACAGAGCGGTATTCACGACCGTCGATTATGCCTGGGCAGTTCATGAACTTCAAGGGGAGGACCGTGAAATTACGGCCGTTCTGGTTAAGCCGTCAACTCTGCTTGGCGCTCATAATCTGAAGCAGACGCTTGATGGCAATAGCGGAGTTCAGGCGGCTTATACAAGCAAGGCGGTGTCGGATGTGGTAAACGCGGTCGACCAAGGCTCACAGCTAGTCGAAATATTGGCCGGTCTATGCGTGCTTCTTGCCGCGATTACGATTCTGCTGTCCTTGATCGCCGCGGCCGGAGAGCGCACCAAAGACGCCGGTCTGCTGCGGCTGCTGGGCAAGCCGAAGAGCTACGTATGGATGACGCTTATTAGTGAAGGCATGATCCTGACGCTGACAGGACTGGCCGCAGGCTTTCTTGCGGGACACTTGGCCGCGCTGATCTTTAGAGAAGTATTGTTTGCCAAAGCGGGAGTCCGAATCAACCCTTATCTGTGGAACGCCGATCACGGCTGGATTGCTGCGGGAACGATTGCGATCGGGCTGCTCGCCTCGCTGATTCCCGCCTTCCGGATGTACCGGCTTCACCCGCTCGCTTTGTTTAAATCTTAG
- a CDS encoding alkaline phosphatase, whose protein sequence is MNKGLKKVAIGGLACLILSAGSFAYAAQSASKTQKAVKAPSKNLIVLIGDGMGPAQISATRYYEQYKKGVKHLNLDPYYVGQATTYADRGEDGGKVVSGVVTDSASAGTAFATGHKTYNAGISVSNEDASKPFASVIEAAVSSGKATGLVTTARITHATPAVYASHVRNRDNEAAIASQYLESGVDVLFGGGKQFFVTKDEKGKRTDKNILPDFKAKGYTIVESTSALKALPASTTKALGLFGNSHVAYTPDRTAEIPSLAAMTSSALKILSKDKDGFVMMIEGGRIDHAGHANDFPTLIQETLDFDAAFKTAIEFAKKDGNTSVVVTADHETGGLSLSRDNIYELNIDLWDKQKNSSESIASKLAEAKTPEEIRSIVAENTGINDLTDEEVQAILAGDGSSYKQEGAYNAVISKRLLVGWSGHGHSAVDVGIWAYGPIAGKVKGQVDNTQIARASAAIVGVNLDKRSAELQSKYVYPKFKINRENEVLYPVASLIKALGGSYSSGSSVSKAAFGKNTLNINMSALTATLNGKAVAFTVDNDNGTVYLPLSAFNQLTGKNLKWDSLSERIVLR, encoded by the coding sequence ATGAACAAAGGTCTGAAAAAAGTGGCAATCGGCGGTTTGGCCTGCCTGATCCTTTCCGCAGGAAGCTTTGCCTACGCGGCACAAAGCGCTTCCAAGACACAAAAGGCTGTAAAAGCCCCATCGAAGAATCTGATCGTCCTGATTGGCGACGGTATGGGACCCGCGCAAATCTCGGCGACACGTTATTATGAACAGTATAAAAAAGGAGTCAAGCATCTTAATCTCGACCCTTATTATGTGGGACAGGCCACTACCTATGCGGATCGCGGCGAAGACGGCGGCAAAGTGGTGTCGGGTGTCGTAACGGACTCCGCTTCTGCGGGAACGGCTTTTGCCACAGGCCATAAGACATACAATGCGGGCATCAGCGTATCCAATGAAGATGCGTCCAAGCCTTTCGCCTCCGTGATTGAAGCGGCGGTAAGCAGCGGCAAAGCAACCGGTCTCGTAACCACCGCGCGGATTACCCATGCAACGCCTGCCGTATATGCGTCGCATGTCCGCAACCGCGATAACGAAGCGGCCATTGCCTCCCAGTATCTGGAGAGCGGCGTGGACGTGCTATTCGGCGGGGGCAAGCAATTTTTTGTGACGAAGGATGAGAAAGGCAAGCGGACGGATAAAAATATTCTGCCTGACTTCAAAGCGAAAGGGTACACCATTGTCGAGAGCACGAGCGCACTGAAGGCTCTTCCGGCTTCCACGACTAAAGCGCTGGGTCTGTTCGGCAACTCCCATGTCGCCTATACCCCGGACCGTACAGCTGAAATTCCAAGCCTGGCGGCAATGACGTCGTCCGCGTTGAAGATTTTGTCCAAGGATAAGGACGGTTTTGTCATGATGATCGAAGGCGGCCGGATCGACCATGCCGGACATGCCAATGATTTCCCGACGCTTATCCAGGAGACGCTCGATTTCGACGCCGCCTTTAAGACCGCAATCGAGTTCGCTAAGAAAGACGGCAATACATCCGTAGTCGTGACTGCGGACCATGAAACGGGCGGTTTGTCCCTGTCGCGCGACAATATCTATGAGCTGAACATTGACCTGTGGGATAAGCAGAAGAATTCTTCGGAATCCATTGCCAGCAAGCTCGCCGAGGCCAAGACTCCTGAGGAAATTCGCAGTATTGTGGCGGAGAATACCGGAATTAACGATTTGACCGACGAAGAGGTGCAAGCGATTTTGGCAGGCGACGGTTCCTCCTACAAGCAAGAGGGCGCCTACAATGCCGTTATTTCCAAAAGACTGCTGGTCGGCTGGTCCGGACACGGGCATTCCGCCGTTGATGTTGGGATATGGGCATATGGTCCAATCGCGGGTAAAGTGAAAGGCCAAGTGGACAACACCCAGATCGCGAGAGCTTCGGCTGCCATTGTAGGGGTCAATCTGGATAAGAGAAGCGCTGAGCTTCAATCGAAATATGTTTATCCGAAATTTAAAATCAACCGCGAGAATGAAGTGCTGTATCCTGTCGCCTCGCTGATCAAAGCCCTTGGAGGAAGCTACAGCAGCGGATCATCCGTCTCGAAGGCCGCTTTTGGCAAAAATACGCTGAATATCAACATGTCGGCTCTGACAGCTACGCTGAACGGCAAGGCAGTAGCTTTCACAGTAGATAACGATAATGGAACCGTATATCTTCCGCTGTCTGCTTTCAACCAGTTAACCGGCAAAAATCTGAAATGGGATTCGCTCTCCGAACGGATTGTACTGCGTTAA